A window from Bordetella petrii encodes these proteins:
- a CDS encoding PA0069 family radical SAM protein, producing the protein MERTDHAFSAGSGSPAAAPAALRGRGAVTNVRHRFQQTDRTPADDGWAPGDAPAGPALKTTVKPEQARKLLSRNDSPDIPFDVAVNPYRGCEHGCVYCYARPTHAYLGYSPGLDFETRLVAKANAVDVLRAELARPGYRVSPINIGSATDVYQPIERQWQLTRGVLDLMLQTGHPATLVTKNALVERDLDLLQPLAERRLVTVYVSVTTLDTDMARTLEPRASAPWRRIQAVRTLANTGVPVGVLVAPVIPFINDESLEHILHEARQAGASYASYTVLRLPWEVKAVFEEWLQTHYPDRAQRVLHRIEDLRNGRRNDSGFGTRMRGTGLWADLLRQRFNLAVRKLGLNTTRPQLATHLFRAPLPPVLPADAARAAGQGRRPSLPQSTPQLSLF; encoded by the coding sequence ATGGAACGCACCGATCACGCTTTTTCCGCCGGTTCTGGGTCCCCGGCTGCCGCCCCCGCCGCCTTGCGCGGCCGGGGAGCGGTTACTAATGTTCGGCACCGCTTCCAGCAAACCGACCGCACGCCCGCCGACGACGGCTGGGCGCCAGGCGATGCCCCGGCCGGGCCGGCCCTGAAAACCACCGTCAAGCCCGAGCAGGCCCGCAAGCTGCTGTCGCGCAACGATTCGCCCGACATCCCCTTCGACGTGGCCGTCAACCCGTACCGGGGTTGCGAGCATGGCTGCGTGTACTGCTATGCGCGGCCCACCCACGCCTACCTGGGGTATTCCCCCGGCCTCGATTTCGAAACCCGCCTGGTGGCCAAGGCCAATGCGGTCGACGTCCTGCGGGCCGAGCTGGCCCGACCCGGCTACCGGGTGTCCCCCATCAATATCGGCTCGGCCACCGACGTCTACCAGCCCATCGAACGCCAGTGGCAGCTGACGCGCGGCGTGCTCGACCTGATGCTGCAAACCGGCCATCCGGCCACGCTGGTCACCAAGAACGCCCTGGTCGAACGCGACCTCGATCTGCTCCAGCCCCTGGCCGAACGGCGCCTGGTCACCGTGTATGTCAGCGTCACCACGCTCGACACCGACATGGCGCGCACGCTCGAGCCGCGCGCCTCGGCGCCCTGGCGGCGCATCCAGGCGGTGCGCACCCTGGCCAACACCGGTGTGCCGGTGGGCGTGCTGGTGGCGCCCGTCATCCCCTTCATCAACGACGAATCCCTCGAACACATCCTGCATGAAGCCCGCCAGGCGGGCGCCAGCTACGCCAGCTACACCGTGCTGCGCCTGCCCTGGGAAGTGAAGGCCGTGTTCGAAGAATGGCTGCAAACCCATTACCCCGACCGGGCCCAGCGCGTTCTGCACCGCATCGAAGATCTGCGCAATGGCCGCCGCAACGATTCCGGCTTCGGCACCCGCATGCGGGGCACCGGCCTGTGGGCCGACCTGCTGCGCCAGCGCTTCAACCTGGCGGTGCGCAAGCTGGGCCTGAATACCACCCGGCCGCAACTGGCCACCCATTTGTTCCGGGCGCCCCTGCCGCCGGTACTGCCCGCCGACGCGGCCAGGGCCGCGGGGCAGGGCAGGCGGCCGTCCCTGCCGCAGTCCACGCCGCAGTTATCGTTATTCTGA
- a CDS encoding sulfate adenylyltransferase subunit 1, with amino-acid sequence MNAVNDSFLSGADNGVLRLITAGSVDDGKSTLIGRLLYDSKGVFADQLDAIARAKYKRVAGDGIDFALLTDGLEAEREQGITIDVAYRYFSTPLRKFIVADAPGHEQYTRNMVTGASTADAAIILIDATRAVDGKLLPQTKRHSTIARLLGIRHIVVAVNKMDLVGWDRAVFERIRDAYADLARRLDIAGFHVLPLSALEGDNVVNSSARTPWYDGPPLLSLLEQLGQADHAPARPLRFPVQWVARHGGASADDFRGYAGRVASGVLRAGDEIVVQPSGVAARVQEVRAFDRVVDAAAAGDSVTVVLDRDVDVSRGDVLSHAAAPARVGREFEAELCWLDAQALNPARKYLLKHGTRLTSAKIRDVLTQRDIHELQEVANESGTLAMNEIGRVTLVTREALAVDRYADAPATGAFILIDEATHQTAAAGMLR; translated from the coding sequence ATGAACGCTGTGAACGACTCTTTTCTTTCGGGCGCCGATAACGGCGTGCTGCGCCTGATCACGGCCGGCTCGGTCGACGACGGCAAGTCCACCCTGATCGGGCGCCTGCTGTACGACAGCAAGGGCGTGTTCGCCGACCAGCTGGACGCCATTGCGCGCGCCAAGTACAAGCGGGTGGCCGGCGACGGCATCGATTTCGCGCTGCTGACCGACGGCCTGGAGGCCGAGCGCGAGCAGGGCATCACCATCGACGTGGCCTACCGGTATTTTTCGACCCCGCTGCGCAAGTTCATCGTGGCCGATGCCCCCGGCCATGAGCAGTACACGCGCAACATGGTCACCGGCGCGTCGACCGCCGATGCCGCCATCATCCTGATCGACGCCACCCGCGCGGTCGACGGCAAGCTGCTGCCGCAGACCAAGCGGCACAGCACCATCGCGCGCCTGCTGGGTATTCGGCACATCGTGGTGGCGGTCAACAAGATGGACCTGGTCGGTTGGGACCGCGCCGTGTTCGAGCGCATCCGCGATGCCTACGCCGACTTGGCGCGGCGCCTGGACATTGCCGGGTTCCACGTGCTGCCGCTGTCGGCGCTGGAAGGCGACAACGTGGTCAATTCGTCGGCCCGCACGCCCTGGTACGACGGCCCGCCGCTGCTCAGCCTGCTTGAACAGCTGGGCCAGGCCGACCATGCGCCGGCGCGGCCGCTGCGCTTTCCGGTGCAATGGGTGGCGCGCCATGGCGGCGCCAGCGCCGACGACTTCCGCGGCTATGCAGGCCGGGTGGCCAGCGGCGTGCTGCGCGCGGGCGACGAGATCGTGGTCCAGCCTTCGGGCGTGGCCGCGCGCGTGCAGGAAGTGCGGGCCTTCGATCGCGTGGTGGATGCGGCCGCGGCGGGCGATTCGGTGACGGTGGTGCTGGACCGCGACGTGGATGTATCGCGCGGCGATGTGCTGTCGCATGCGGCGGCGCCGGCGCGCGTGGGCCGCGAGTTCGAGGCCGAGCTGTGCTGGCTGGATGCGCAGGCGCTGAATCCGGCGCGCAAGTATCTGCTCAAGCACGGCACGCGCCTGACGTCGGCGAAGATCCGCGACGTGCTGACACAACGCGACATTCATGAGTTGCAAGAAGTCGCCAACGAAAGCGGCACGCTGGCCATGAATGAAATCGGCCGCGTCACGCTGGTCACGCGCGAGGCCCTGGCCGTCGATCGCTATGCCGATGCGCCGGCAACCGGCGCTTTCATCCTGATCGACGAGGCCACGCACCAGACAGCCGCCGCCGGCATGCTGCGCTAG
- the cysD gene encoding sulfate adenylyltransferase subunit CysD — translation MSVVVNRSHLDWLESEAIYILREVAAECSKPVLLFSGGKDSVVLLRLAEKAFRPGRFPFPLMHIDTGHNYDEVIAFRDRRAAELGETLLVRSVEDSIRRGSVVLRRENDSRNAAQAVTLLEAIEEFGFDACIGGARRDEEKARAKERIFSFRDEFGQWDPKAQRPELWNLFNTRVHKGENMRVFPISNWTELDVWQYIQREQLALPSIYYSHRRDVVRRRGLLVPVTPLTPPQDGEQVENLAVRFRTVGDISCTCPVASDASDPTAIIAETAITDITERGATRMDDQTSEASMERRKKEGYF, via the coding sequence ATGTCTGTCGTCGTCAACCGCAGCCACCTGGATTGGCTGGAATCCGAAGCGATCTACATCCTGCGCGAGGTAGCCGCCGAATGCTCGAAGCCGGTCCTGCTGTTTTCGGGCGGCAAGGATTCGGTGGTGCTGCTGCGCCTGGCCGAGAAGGCGTTCCGCCCCGGCCGCTTTCCGTTTCCGCTGATGCACATCGACACCGGCCACAACTACGACGAAGTGATCGCCTTTCGCGACCGGCGCGCCGCCGAGCTGGGCGAGACCCTGCTGGTGCGCAGCGTGGAAGATTCGATCCGGCGCGGCAGCGTGGTGCTGCGGCGCGAGAACGATTCGCGCAACGCCGCGCAGGCGGTCACCCTGCTGGAGGCCATCGAGGAATTCGGCTTCGACGCCTGCATCGGCGGAGCGCGCCGCGACGAAGAAAAGGCGCGCGCCAAAGAGCGTATTTTCTCGTTCCGCGACGAGTTCGGCCAATGGGACCCGAAGGCGCAGCGGCCCGAACTGTGGAACCTGTTCAATACCCGCGTGCACAAGGGCGAGAACATGCGCGTGTTCCCGATCTCGAACTGGACCGAGCTCGACGTCTGGCAGTACATCCAGCGCGAGCAGCTGGCGCTGCCGTCCATCTACTACAGCCACCGGCGCGACGTGGTGCGCCGCCGCGGCCTGCTGGTGCCCGTGACGCCGCTGACGCCGCCCCAGGACGGCGAGCAGGTCGAGAACCTGGCCGTGCGCTTTCGCACGGTGGGCGATATTTCCTGCACCTGCCCGGTGGCGTCCGACGCATCCGACCCGACGGCCATCATCGCCGAGACCGCCATCACCGACATTACCGAGCGCGGCGCCACCCGCATGGACGACCAGACTTCCGAGGCCTCGATGGAGCGCCGCAAGAAAGAAGGCTATTTCTGA
- a CDS encoding phosphoadenylyl-sulfate reductase: MSTTAIPLTAAVAARWQALRLRLAEIARQYPDAALASSLAAEDMLLTHAIYDGGIPLEVFTLDTGRLHAETLGMLDAVQARYGRAITVYRPDAAAVQAHVQAHGAYAFYDSVELRKACCQIRKVEPLKRALAGRGAWITGQRRAQAATRGELPEAEQDPVFGLYKYNPLAAWSEEDVWEAIRAFGIPYNPLHDQGYPSIGCEPCTRAIRPGEDVRAGRWWWESSDSKECGLHAGNRVIAVAAAPAQSTSE, from the coding sequence ATGAGCACCACCGCCATCCCCCTGACCGCCGCCGTCGCCGCCCGCTGGCAGGCGCTGCGTCTGCGCCTGGCCGAGATCGCGCGGCAGTACCCCGACGCCGCGCTGGCCTCGTCGCTGGCCGCCGAAGACATGCTGCTGACCCACGCCATTTATGACGGCGGCATCCCGCTGGAAGTCTTCACGCTGGATACCGGCCGCCTGCATGCCGAAACACTGGGCATGCTGGACGCGGTGCAGGCGCGCTACGGCCGCGCCATTACGGTGTACCGGCCCGACGCCGCCGCCGTGCAGGCCCATGTGCAGGCGCACGGCGCCTACGCGTTCTATGACAGCGTGGAGCTGCGCAAGGCCTGTTGCCAGATACGCAAGGTCGAGCCCCTGAAGCGCGCGCTGGCCGGGCGCGGCGCCTGGATCACCGGGCAGCGCCGGGCCCAGGCCGCCACCCGCGGCGAGCTGCCCGAGGCCGAGCAGGATCCCGTGTTCGGCCTGTACAAGTACAACCCGCTGGCCGCCTGGAGCGAGGAAGACGTCTGGGAGGCCATCCGCGCGTTCGGCATTCCCTATAACCCGCTGCATGACCAGGGTTATCCGTCGATCGGCTGCGAACCCTGTACGCGCGCGATCCGGCCCGGCGAAGACGTGCGGGCGGGGCGCTGGTGGTGGGAATCGTCGGATTCCAAGGAATGCGGGCTGCATGCCGGCAACCGTGTCATCGCCGTGGCCGCCGCGCCGGCACAATCGACTTCTGAGTAA
- a CDS encoding sulfate/molybdate ABC transporter ATP-binding protein, with translation MSIEVRNLSRRFGDFRALDDVSLHIETGELVALLGPSGCGKTTLLRIIAGLESADSGSVLFAGEDATGVDVRHRQVGFVFQHYALFKHMTVFENVAFGLRVKPRATRPSEARIREKVHELLGLVQLDWLADRYPAQLSGGQRQRIALARALAVEPRVLLLDEPFGALDAKVRKELRRWLRRLHDELHVASVFVTHDQEEALEVADRVVLMNAGRIEQVGTPREVWERPATPFVYGFLGDVNQLNGHASQGVWHAHGVELPAPDLAHAQHQQAVAYVRPHEIDLARDNGLGQGIPVRLSHAYLAGSSAYLELERQDVQAIIEAQVPERLYRELDLKEGESLLARPRRARVFAAQP, from the coding sequence ATGAGTATCGAAGTCAGAAACCTGTCGCGCCGCTTCGGCGATTTCCGCGCGCTGGACGATGTGTCGCTGCACATCGAGACCGGCGAACTGGTGGCCCTGCTGGGGCCGTCGGGCTGCGGCAAGACCACGCTGCTGCGCATCATCGCCGGGCTGGAAAGCGCCGATAGCGGCAGCGTGCTGTTTGCCGGCGAAGACGCCACCGGCGTCGACGTGCGGCACCGGCAAGTGGGGTTCGTGTTCCAGCATTACGCCCTGTTCAAGCACATGACGGTGTTCGAGAACGTGGCGTTCGGCCTGCGGGTCAAGCCGCGCGCCACCCGGCCGTCCGAGGCGCGGATCCGCGAAAAGGTGCACGAATTGCTGGGCCTGGTCCAGCTGGACTGGCTGGCCGACCGGTATCCGGCGCAGCTGTCAGGCGGGCAGCGCCAGCGCATTGCGCTGGCCCGCGCCCTGGCCGTCGAGCCGCGCGTGCTGTTGCTGGATGAGCCGTTCGGCGCCCTGGACGCCAAGGTGCGCAAAGAGCTGCGCCGCTGGCTGCGGCGGCTGCACGATGAACTGCACGTGGCCAGCGTGTTCGTCACACATGACCAGGAAGAAGCCCTGGAAGTGGCCGACCGGGTGGTCCTGATGAATGCCGGCCGCATCGAGCAGGTGGGCACGCCGCGCGAAGTCTGGGAACGCCCGGCCACGCCGTTCGTATATGGCTTTCTGGGCGATGTGAACCAGCTCAACGGCCATGCCAGCCAGGGCGTCTGGCATGCGCATGGCGTCGAGCTGCCGGCCCCGGACCTGGCGCACGCGCAGCACCAGCAGGCGGTCGCCTATGTACGCCCGCACGAGATCGACCTGGCGCGCGACAACGGCCTGGGGCAGGGCATTCCGGTGCGCCTGAGCCACGCCTACCTGGCCGGGTCCAGCGCCTACCTGGAACTGGAGCGCCAGGACGTGCAGGCCATTATCGAAGCGCAGGTGCCCGAGCGCCTGTACCGCGAACTTGATTTGAAGGAGGGCGAAAGCCTGCTGGCGCGGCCGCGCCGCGCCCGGGTTTTCGCCGCGCAGCCATGA
- the cysW gene encoding sulfate ABC transporter permease subunit CysW: MSRGAPAGARRPDHLTEPRWVRGLLLALALGFLALFLLAPLAAVFIEAFKKGWELYLAAIVEPDAWSAVKLTLWVAAVSLPLNLVFGVAAAWAIAKFQFRGKQFLITLIDLPFSVSPVVAGLVFVLLFGSQGWLGPWLQDHDLKVVYAVPGVVLATLFVTFPFIARELIPLMQAQGSEEEQAALTLGASGWQIFWRVTLPNIKWGLLYGAILCNARAMGEFGAVSVVSGHVRGLTNTMTLHVEILYNEYQFSAAFAVASLLALLALVTLVVKNLVEWRSARPHAVAAPAGQAAAPALARPAAA; this comes from the coding sequence GTGAGCCGGGGGGCACCCGCCGGCGCCCGCCGGCCCGATCACCTGACCGAGCCGCGCTGGGTGCGCGGCCTGCTGCTGGCTCTGGCCCTGGGCTTCCTGGCGCTGTTCCTGCTGGCGCCGCTGGCGGCCGTGTTCATCGAAGCCTTCAAAAAGGGCTGGGAACTGTACCTGGCGGCCATTGTCGAGCCTGACGCCTGGAGTGCCGTCAAGCTGACGCTGTGGGTGGCGGCGGTCTCGCTGCCGCTGAACCTGGTGTTCGGCGTGGCCGCGGCCTGGGCTATCGCCAAGTTCCAGTTCCGCGGCAAGCAGTTTCTGATCACCCTGATCGACCTGCCGTTCTCGGTGTCGCCGGTAGTGGCGGGCCTGGTGTTCGTGCTGTTGTTCGGCTCGCAGGGATGGCTGGGGCCCTGGCTGCAGGACCACGACCTGAAGGTGGTGTACGCCGTGCCCGGGGTGGTGCTGGCCACGCTGTTCGTCACGTTTCCGTTCATTGCGCGCGAACTGATCCCGCTGATGCAGGCGCAGGGCAGCGAAGAAGAGCAGGCCGCGCTGACGCTGGGCGCTAGCGGCTGGCAGATTTTCTGGCGCGTGACGCTGCCCAACATCAAATGGGGCCTGCTGTACGGCGCCATTCTGTGCAATGCGCGCGCCATGGGTGAATTCGGCGCGGTGTCGGTGGTGTCGGGGCACGTGCGCGGGCTGACCAACACCATGACCCTGCACGTCGAGATTCTTTACAACGAATACCAGTTCTCGGCGGCGTTTGCCGTGGCCTCGCTGCTGGCCCTGCTGGCGCTGGTGACACTGGTGGTCAAGAACCTGGTCGAGTGGCGCAGCGCGCGGCCGCACGCCGTGGCCGCGCCGGCCGGGCAGGCCGCCGCGCCCGCGCTGGCCCGGCCCGCGGCCGCATGA
- the cysT gene encoding sulfate ABC transporter permease subunit CysT: MSTGTIAAAGGRASSGTRRNRPGVLPGFGLSMGYAVLYLSLLVLIPLASLPLKSAGLGWQAFWDTVTAPRVMASYRLTFGAALVAALVNLVFGMLVAWVLVRYRFPGKKILDALVDLPFALPTAVAGIALTAMYARNGWLGGPLEQWLGLKVAFTPLGIVVALIFIGIPFVVRTVQPVLEDIEREIEEAAASLGASRWQTIRRVLLPTVLPALLTGFALAFARAVGEYGSVVFIAGNRPMVSEITPLLIISKLEQFDYAGAAAIATVMLVLSFVLLLLINLLQGWQARRGGRHA; this comes from the coding sequence ATGAGTACAGGCACAATCGCGGCCGCGGGGGGCAGGGCCTCCTCCGGCACGCGGCGCAACCGGCCCGGCGTGCTGCCGGGTTTCGGTCTTTCCATGGGCTACGCGGTGCTGTATTTGAGCCTGCTGGTGCTGATCCCGCTGGCTTCGCTGCCGCTCAAGAGCGCCGGGCTGGGCTGGCAGGCGTTCTGGGACACCGTGACGGCGCCGCGCGTGATGGCGTCGTACCGGCTCACTTTCGGCGCCGCCTTGGTGGCCGCGCTGGTGAACCTGGTGTTCGGCATGCTGGTGGCCTGGGTGCTGGTGCGCTACCGGTTCCCGGGCAAGAAGATCCTGGATGCGCTGGTGGACCTGCCGTTCGCGCTGCCCACCGCCGTGGCGGGCATTGCGCTGACCGCGATGTACGCCCGCAACGGCTGGCTGGGCGGTCCGCTGGAACAATGGCTGGGCCTGAAAGTGGCGTTCACGCCGCTGGGCATTGTGGTGGCGCTGATTTTCATCGGCATCCCGTTCGTGGTGCGCACGGTGCAGCCGGTGCTGGAAGACATCGAGCGCGAGATCGAAGAGGCCGCCGCCAGCCTGGGCGCGAGCCGCTGGCAGACCATCCGGCGCGTGCTGCTGCCCACCGTGCTGCCGGCGCTGCTGACCGGCTTTGCGCTGGCCTTCGCGCGCGCCGTGGGGGAATACGGATCGGTGGTTTTCATTGCCGGCAACCGGCCCATGGTGTCGGAAATCACGCCGCTTCTGATCATCTCGAAACTGGAGCAGTTCGACTATGCCGGGGCGGCCGCCATCGCCACGGTGATGCTGGTGCTGTCGTTCGTGCTGCTGCTGCTGATCAACCTGCTGCAAGGCTGGCAGGCCCGGCGCGGCGGGAGGCACGCGTGA
- a CDS encoding peroxiredoxin — protein sequence MSQLRLGDTAPDFEQKSSIGPIRFHEYLGDGWGVLFSHPADFTPVCTTELGYTAKLADEFAKRNVKVLALSVDGVESHTKWIDDINDTQSTKVNFPIIADDDRKVAELYDMIHPNASATATVRSVFIVDPAKKVRLIITYPASTGRNFNEILRVIDSLQLTDSHSVATPVNWEDGDDVIIVPSLQDEAVLKQKFPKGYKVVRPYLRTTPQPNK from the coding sequence ATGAGCCAACTTCGCCTGGGTGACACCGCCCCGGATTTCGAGCAAAAATCGTCCATCGGCCCGATCCGTTTCCATGAATACCTGGGTGACGGCTGGGGAGTCCTGTTTTCGCACCCGGCCGATTTCACGCCTGTGTGCACCACCGAGCTGGGCTACACGGCCAAGCTGGCCGATGAATTCGCCAAGCGCAACGTCAAGGTGCTGGCGCTGTCGGTGGATGGCGTCGAATCGCACACCAAGTGGATCGACGACATCAACGACACGCAGTCCACCAAGGTCAACTTTCCCATCATTGCCGACGACGACCGCAAGGTGGCCGAGCTTTACGACATGATCCACCCGAACGCCAGCGCCACCGCCACGGTGCGCTCGGTGTTCATTGTCGACCCGGCCAAGAAGGTGCGTCTGATCATTACCTACCCGGCCAGCACGGGCCGCAATTTCAATGAGATCCTGCGCGTCATCGATTCGCTGCAGCTCACCGACAGCCACAGCGTGGCCACCCCGGTGAACTGGGAAGACGGCGACGACGTCATCATCGTGCCGTCGCTGCAAGACGAAGCCGTACTCAAGCAGAAATTTCCCAAGGGCTACAAGGTCGTGCGTCCGTACCTGCGCACTACGCCCCAGCCGAATAAGTAA
- a CDS encoding acyl-CoA dehydrogenase: MPYVTPLQDFRFALKALAGLDEILKLPGFEEVTPDLVDAILDENARFVEQAIAPLNVPGDTQPPRWNDGQVTTTPGFRQGFADYASAGWQGLQHPAQWGGQGLPKLVAAAPSENIQAASLAFSLCPMLTDGVIEALLTVGSEAQRQAYVPNLIAGKWTGTMNLTEPQAGSDLAQVATRAVPQGDGTYRLSGQKIFITYGEHDLAENIIHLVLARTPDAPAGVKGISLFIVPKFLVNDDGSLGARNDVWCASLEHKLGIHGSPTAVLLYGSGKGEAGEGAVGYLVGEQNRGLEYMFIMMNAARFGVGQQGIAVSERAYQHALAYAQERVQGRAIEGSAGPVTIVHHPDVQRMLLTMRGLTEAARAVSLVAAAAHDKGAHHPDAEVRARNRAFYEYLVPIVKGFSTESAVEVASLGIQVHGGMGYIEETGAAQHYRDARILPIYEGTTAIQANDLVGRKTLRDGGATAYACIAAMRDTLKALDAAASRAAPDDRAGLSLLRGNLDQAIQAYDGAVAFILEHAQSNIRAVFAASVPYLMLAGVVHGGWQMARAALACQRQLAEGATDPFYRAKLSTALFYGAQILPRALSLSAAVRAGDVADACGAQANIA, encoded by the coding sequence ATGCCCTACGTCACCCCGCTGCAGGATTTCCGTTTTGCGCTCAAGGCGCTGGCCGGGCTGGACGAGATCCTGAAGCTGCCTGGCTTCGAAGAAGTCACGCCGGACCTGGTCGATGCCATCCTGGACGAGAACGCCCGCTTCGTCGAGCAGGCTATCGCGCCGCTGAACGTGCCTGGCGACACCCAGCCGCCGCGCTGGAACGACGGGCAGGTGACCACCACGCCGGGGTTCCGGCAGGGGTTTGCCGATTACGCATCCGCCGGCTGGCAGGGCCTGCAGCACCCTGCGCAGTGGGGCGGCCAGGGGCTGCCCAAGCTGGTGGCCGCCGCCCCCAGCGAGAACATCCAGGCGGCCAGCCTGGCATTTTCGTTGTGCCCCATGCTGACCGACGGCGTCATCGAGGCGCTGCTTACCGTCGGTTCCGAGGCGCAGCGCCAGGCTTATGTGCCGAACCTGATCGCCGGCAAATGGACCGGCACCATGAACCTGACCGAACCCCAGGCGGGGTCGGACCTGGCCCAGGTGGCCACCCGCGCGGTGCCGCAGGGCGACGGCACGTATCGCCTGAGCGGGCAGAAAATCTTCATTACCTACGGCGAGCACGACCTGGCCGAAAACATCATCCACCTGGTGCTGGCCCGCACGCCCGACGCCCCGGCCGGCGTCAAGGGCATTTCGCTGTTCATCGTGCCCAAGTTCCTGGTGAACGACGACGGCAGCCTGGGCGCGCGCAACGACGTCTGGTGCGCGTCGCTCGAGCACAAGCTGGGCATCCACGGCAGCCCCACCGCGGTGCTGCTGTACGGCTCGGGCAAGGGCGAGGCCGGCGAGGGCGCGGTGGGCTACCTGGTGGGCGAGCAGAACCGCGGCCTGGAATACATGTTCATCATGATGAACGCGGCGCGCTTCGGCGTGGGCCAGCAGGGCATCGCGGTGTCCGAACGCGCCTACCAGCATGCCCTGGCCTATGCACAGGAACGCGTGCAGGGCCGCGCGATCGAGGGCTCGGCCGGGCCGGTGACCATCGTGCACCACCCCGACGTGCAGCGCATGCTGCTGACCATGCGGGGACTGACCGAGGCCGCGCGGGCCGTATCGCTGGTGGCCGCCGCCGCGCACGACAAGGGCGCGCATCATCCCGATGCCGAAGTGCGCGCCCGCAATCGCGCCTTCTATGAATACCTGGTGCCCATCGTCAAGGGCTTTTCCACCGAGTCGGCCGTCGAAGTCGCGTCGCTGGGCATCCAGGTGCACGGCGGCATGGGCTACATTGAAGAAACCGGCGCCGCGCAGCACTACCGCGATGCCCGCATCCTGCCCATCTACGAGGGCACGACGGCCATCCAGGCCAACGACCTGGTCGGCCGCAAGACGCTGCGCGACGGCGGCGCCACGGCCTATGCCTGCATTGCCGCCATGCGCGATACGCTGAAGGCGCTCGACGCCGCGGCCTCGCGCGCCGCGCCGGACGACCGCGCCGGCCTGAGCCTGCTGCGCGGCAATCTGGACCAGGCGATCCAGGCCTATGACGGCGCGGTGGCGTTCATTCTTGAGCATGCGCAGTCGAATATCCGCGCCGTTTTCGCCGCCAGCGTGCCATACCTGATGCTGGCGGGCGTGGTGCACGGCGGCTGGCAGATGGCGCGCGCGGCGCTGGCCTGCCAGCGGCAGCTGGCCGAAGGCGCTACCGACCCTTTTTACCGGGCCAAGCTGTCCACGGCCCTGTTCTATGGCGCGCAAATCCTGCCGCGGGCCCTGTCGCTGTCGGCCGCGGTGCGGGCGGGCGACGTGGCCGACGCCTGCGGCGCCCAGGCGAATATTGCGTAA
- a CDS encoding electron transfer flavoprotein subunit alpha/FixB family protein, with amino-acid sequence MTTLVIAEHDNAHLKGATLNAVAAAAKLGGDVHVLVAGSNAKAVAEQAAAAAGVAKVLLADAPQLADGLAENLAAQVLAVASSYSHILFPATASGKNVAPRVAAKLDVAQISDIIGVESADTFQRPIYAGNAIATVQSGDAVKVITVRTTGFDAVAATGGSAAVETIEAVADSGKSSFVGREVAKSDRPELAGARVVVSGGRGLGSAENFKILDPLADKLGAALGASRAAVDAGYAPNDWQVGQTGKIVAPQLYVAVGISGAIQHLAGMKDSKVIVAINKDPEAPIFGVADYGLVGDLFQVVPELAGAL; translated from the coding sequence ATGACGACACTGGTTATTGCCGAACACGACAACGCCCACCTGAAGGGCGCCACGCTGAACGCCGTCGCGGCGGCCGCCAAGCTGGGCGGCGACGTGCACGTGCTGGTGGCCGGCAGCAATGCCAAGGCTGTGGCCGAGCAGGCCGCGGCGGCCGCGGGCGTGGCCAAGGTGCTGCTGGCCGACGCGCCGCAGCTGGCCGACGGCCTGGCCGAGAACCTGGCGGCCCAGGTGCTGGCCGTGGCCTCCAGCTACAGCCACATCCTGTTCCCGGCCACGGCCTCGGGCAAGAACGTGGCTCCGCGCGTGGCCGCCAAGCTCGACGTGGCGCAGATCTCCGACATTATCGGGGTCGAATCGGCCGACACCTTCCAGCGCCCCATCTACGCGGGCAACGCCATCGCCACGGTGCAGTCCGGCGATGCGGTCAAGGTGATCACGGTGCGCACCACGGGCTTTGACGCGGTCGCGGCCACCGGCGGCTCGGCCGCGGTGGAAACCATCGAAGCGGTGGCCGATTCGGGCAAGTCGTCGTTCGTGGGCCGCGAGGTGGCCAAGAGCGACCGTCCCGAGCTGGCCGGCGCGCGCGTGGTGGTCTCGGGCGGGCGCGGCCTGGGCAGCGCCGAGAACTTCAAGATCCTGGATCCGCTGGCCGACAAGCTGGGCGCGGCGCTGGGCGCTTCGCGCGCCGCGGTCGACGCGGGCTACGCGCCCAACGACTGGCAGGTCGGGCAAACCGGCAAGATCGTCGCCCCGCAGCTGTATGTGGCGGTCGGCATCTCGGGGGCCATCCAGCACCTGGCGGGCATGAAAGACTCCAAGGTCATCGTGGCCATCAACAAAGACCCCGAAGCGCCCATCTTCGGCGTGGCCGACTACGGCCTGGTCGGCGACCTGTTCCAGGTCGTGCCCGAACTGGCCGGCGCGCTGTAA